The Chaetodon auriga isolate fChaAug3 chromosome 22, fChaAug3.hap1, whole genome shotgun sequence genome contains a region encoding:
- the rassf3 gene encoding ras association domain family member 3 isoform X3, whose translation MTWNSTMSSGYSSLEEDSEEYFFTARTSFFKKPSGKVTESKDVEKEKELRTEFSREEIRQKIELYNSVTRDHLKMTLSPTGVYTGFIKVQMDLRRPVTVRARQRGAGGAVEEEAFYLPRGVINTLHISSHNTIRQVIVALLNKFTVADNPAKYALYKRYRREEQVYLCKLADGEQPLFLRLVAGPDTDTLSFVLREQQTGEVMWDAFSIPELRNFLRILDKEEDEQREAVIRRYEAYRQRLQEALREVRGPS comes from the exons ATGACGTGGAATAGCACGATGAGCAGTGGCTACAGTAGTTTGGAGGAAGACTCCGAAGAGTACTTTTTCACGGCCAGGACCTCTTTCTTCAAAAAACCGTCGGGAAAAGTCACAGAAAGCAAG GatgtggagaaggagaaggagctgCGGACGGAGTTCAGCAGGGAGGAAATCAGGCAGAAGATCGAGCTGTACAACTCGGTGACCAGAGACCACCTTAAAATGACACTC AGTCCCACTGGTGTGTATACTGGTTTCATCAAGGTCCAGATGGACTTGAGGCGGCCGGTGACGGTGCGGGCGCGTCAGAGAGGAGCGGGAGgagcggtggaggaggaggccttCTATCTGCCCAGAGGAGTCATCAACACCCTCCACATCAGCTCCCATAACACAATCAGACAG gtgatCGTCGCCCTGCTCAACAAGTTCACCGTCGCAGACAACCCGGCCAAGTACGCCCTGTACAAACGCTACCGCAGGGAGGAGCAGG tGTATTTGTGTAAGCTGGCGGATGGCGAGCAGCCGTTGTTTCTTCGTCTGGTGGCGGGGCCCGACACCGACACGCTCAGCTTCGTactgagagagcagcagacGGGAGAAGTCATG TGGGACGCGTTCTCCATCCCCGAGCTGCGTAACTTCCTGCGGATCCTCgacaaggaggaggatgagcagAGGGAGGCGGTGATCCGCCGCTACGAGGCCTACCGCCAGAGACTGCAGGAGGCGCTGAGGGAGGTCAGAGGGCCTTCTTAG